Proteins from a single region of Cryptococcus neoformans var. neoformans JEC21 chromosome 6 sequence:
- a CDS encoding phospholipase, putative — translation MSVPSPDALLPECPLLLAVPALDVRWVHAGAQQLNLLPIPITSASNSFKAFSKNESSRIELRWQSTSESERSKAIKSWGRNDGEGAFQSQEEIVKQGEEIGHDDEPAKGSKGCDAIDRPDAHTVDSKMKREDAEEHLDLDVDDMPSGQDQINKQYHTLLLEARRKNDDLDLVQGIPVSQDSLFEVSLSTLSLHPVFWAHTGPRVAVLRGTWFVNDESRPCCWELAEELEKAFLEIQPWQRSYSHELATALSLGSSGEEKIKYTLPSKFGEGLGIIFEDSAKGRIVTSGTLTYITRLFWSSLKARPTGTYVYRGYSAACSAKVEVAADTTATLVDSEGTTHVNTKSHSYEKDDTQDGRLNLPGNQRHDQALTALDTAFKDVKETAGQAIEGVKEGFKDYDLREERRQTPAPGSNDDERKALEEENAPLVHDTEDVNPCTDLILVVHGIGQQLAAQHEAYNFVYAGNQLRQMLRKQTSNPAVASIIRDRRCQVLPVQWRTSLNLDERKTEEELLHGIENRFTISGNSIPYVRELTNSVLLDIPLFMSHHRQKMIEAVCTQANKLYRLWIARNPHFEEYGRVHIIAHSLGSALVAHILSNQSTKMPRLSQLPKQVISETMDRFLFNTSNLFLVGSPLGIFLHLEQAQLMPRKGRERTMHSPADEALDRAGRFGCLAVDSLYNVFYHTDPIAYQLNAAVDSQLASQRPPLAIMSMTAPFYAPVADSISSISKYLPVILGGGGGNDTRSGNRPGIFRLPSGIEMAGPNGEEKLQGSRGERRFSALNPHGNVDFFLPSAGVNEYLDMLTAHLSYWTDSSFAAFLLTEIFSTRLDQMRTGMGLANQPPSENGVNI, via the exons ATGTCTGTCCCCTCTCCCGATGCCCTACTGCCGGAAtgtccccttcttcttgcagTGCCCGCATTAGACGTGCGATGGGTACACGCAGGTGCTCAACagctcaatcttcttccgatCCCTATCACTTCTGCTTCAAACAGCTTTAAAGCGTTCTCGAAAAACGAGTCCTCAAGGATAGAACTACGGTGGCAAAGCACATCGGAGTCTGAGAGGTCCAAAGCAATCAAATCGTGGGGAAGAAATGACGGCGAGGGGGCTTTTCAAAGTCAAGAGGAAATAGTAAAacaaggagaggagatcggccatgatgatgagccaGCGAAAGGGAGTAAAGGATGCGACGCGATAGATCGGCCAGATGCACATACAGTTGATTCCAAaatgaagagggaagatgcAGAGGAGCATTTGGATCTGGACGTGGATGATATGCCATCTGGACAAGACCAAATCAACAAGCAATATCATACATTATTACTCGAAGCCAGGAGAAAGAACGATGACTTGGACTTAGTCCAAGGTATCCCCGTCAGTCAA GACTCATTATTTGAGGTATCACTGTCGACTCTGTCGCTTCATCCAGTATTTTGGGCTCATACAGGCCCACGAGTGGCAGTGTTGCGCGGAACATGGTTCGTAAATGACGAATCGAGGCCTTGCTGCTGGGAGCTTGCCgaggagctggagaaggctTTCCT GGAGATTCAACCGTGGCAA CGATCATACAGTCACGAGCTCGCTACGGCATTGTCGCTGGGATCCTCAGGGGAGGAAAAAATCAAATATACTCTTCCTTCGAAATTTGGAGAAGGTCTGGGCATTATCTTTGAAGACAGTGCAAAGGGCCGCATTGTAAC ATCCGGAACTCTCACATATATCACACGCTTGTTTTGGTCTTCTTTAAAAGCCCGGCCCACTGGCACATATGTCTATCGGGGCTACAGTGCTGCGTGTTCGGCGAAAGTGGAAGTGGCGGCAGATACTACAGCTACTCTCGTGGATTCCGAAGGAACCACTCACGTCAATACCAAAAGCCACTCTTACGAAAAAGATGATACTCAGGATGGACGTCTTAATTTACCCGGGAATCAAAGGCACGACCAGGCCTTAACTGCTCTGGACACTGCGTTCAAAGACGTGAAGGAGACTGCAGGACAGGCCATAGAAGGAGTGAAAGAGGGATTCAAAGATTACGATCTTCGAGAAGAGCGACGCCAGACTCCAGCGCCAGGAagcaatgatgatgaacgAAAAGcgctggaagaggaaaatgCTCCTTTA GTCCACGACACCGAAGACGTAAATCCATGTACTGACCTTATTCTTGTAGTACATGGCATAG GGCAGCAACTTGCTGCTCAGCATGAGGCATATAACTTCGT TTATGCTGGCAACCAGTTGCGACAGATGCTTAG AAAGCAAACCTCCAACCCCGCAGTCGCTTCAATCATAAGAGATCGACGATGTCAA GTACTTCCAGTACAATGGCGAACATCACTCAACCTGGATGAACGGAaaactgaagaagagttgcTCCACGGGATAGAAAACCGTTTTACCATATCTGGAAA CTCAATCCCTTATGTCCGTGAACTTACCAACTCT GTACTACTGGATATACCTCTCTTTATGTCACATCATAGACAAAAAATGATTGAGGCTGTCTGTACGCAGGCCAATAAACTTTATCGTCTTTGGATTGCTAGAAACCCACACTTTGAAGAGTATGGAAGAGTCCATATCATTGCTCATTCC CTTGGATCCGCTTTGGTAGCTCATATTTTATCCAATCAATCCACCAAAATGCCACGATTATCGCAGCTTCCTAAACAGGTCATTTCCGAAACAATGGACCGCTTTCTTTTCAATACAAgcaaccttttccttgtaGGCAGTCCTCTTGggatcttcctccaccttgaGCAAGCTCAACTTATGCCGAGAAAGGGGAGGGAAAGGACTATGC ACTCTCCAGCTGATGAAGCG CTCGACCGAGCGGGAAGATTCGGATGCTTGGCTGTAGACTC CCTTTACAATGTCTTTTACCATACGGACCCTATTGC CTATCAATTGAATGCAGCTGTCGACTCCCAACTAGCATCTCAAAGGCCCCCTCTCGCCATAATGTCCATGACAGCGCCCTTTTATGCTCCAGTCGCAGATAGCATCAGTTCCATCTCAAAATATTTACCCGTCATACTTGGAGGGGGTGGGGGCAATGATACAAGATCCGGTAATAGGCCCGGTATCTTTCGACTCCCAAGTGGGATCGAG ATGGCAGGTCCTAATGGCGAAGAGAAGCTCCAAGGATCTCGAGGCGAAAGACGATTTTCTGCCCTAAATCCACATGGCAACGTGgatttcttcttgccctctGCTGGAGTTAACGAGTATCTAG ATATGTTGACTGCTCATCTTTCGTATTGGACAGACTCCTCTTTCGCGGCATTTCTCCTAACTGAGATATTTTCTACACGATTAGATCAAATGAGGACTGGAATGGGCTTAGCAAATCAACCACCGTCTGAAAATGGAGTAAATATCTAA
- a CDS encoding mitochondrion protein, putative encodes MSIARIFGMGLRNKRVSTTAFRYNANRNSKVQLRSIVRYRHSSPSQEFETNSAEIRVNSTTITIKQPDEDDLQYDHFYLFDHCRCPQCFHPRTKQRLKTLSQIPSDIHPTAVALSRSGLHITWSTPSAHTSFFPAGFLRRAAYETQLSEHVDCRDDRTLWNSEISKSPPYVAYDDIMSQQVHQHEQAVLQVLNKVHQFGFCFVTGVPIDAKETETLIKSIGPIRQTHYGGFWSFTADLSHGDLAYSAQSLPAHTDTTYFTDPAGLQIFHLLSHPSPGQGGKTLLADGFHAASQLSAVDPASYSVLSRLPIPAHASGTKGTLLRPLISFPVLRHDECGRLAQVRWNNEDRGIIGHGWSATEVRQWYQAAQRFESLVKSEQNEYWVQLNPGTMLIIDNWRVMHGRSEFTGSRTMCGAYIGADDWYSRRAVLTERHGDVGGMDDVWRFGW; translated from the exons ATGTCCATTGCAAGGATTTTTGGTATGGGGCTCCGTAACAAGCGAGTATCAACGACTGCTTTTCGCTACAACGCAAATCGGAATTCCAAAGTGCAGTTGCGCTCAATAGTGCGATACAGACATTCATCTCCAAGTCAAGAATTTGAGACAAACTCCGCAGAAATTCGCGTCAACAGTACCACCATAACTATCAAACAACCCGACGAGGATGATCTTCAGTA CGACCATTTCTATCTTTTCGATCACTGCCGCTGTCCGCAATGTTTCCACCCTCGCACCAAGCAGAGACTGAAGACTTTATCCCAG ATACCTTCTGATATACACCCTACAGCCGTTGCGCTGAGTAGATCAGGTTTGCATATCACGTGGTCGACGCCGTCTGCCCATACGTCTTTTTTTCCCGCTGGCTTCCTCAGGCGAGCGGCATATGAGACTCAACTTTCTGAGCATGTAGACTGTCGTGACGA CCGCACACTATGGAACTCTGAGATATCAAAATCACCTCCTTATGTTGCGTATGATGACATTATGTCACAACAGGTACATCAGCATGAACAAGCTGTACTGCAGGTCTTGAATAAAGTG CATCAATTTGGCTTCTGCTTCGTTACTGGAGTTCCAATAGATGCAAAGGAAACTGAGACACTTATTAAATCTATAGGTCCTATCAGACAGACCCATT ACGGCGGCTTTTGGTCATTTACCGCAGACTTAAGCCATGGTGATCTGGCATACAGTGCTCAATCATTACCGGCTCACACGGACACCACATATTTTACGGATCCTGCCGGCCTTCAgatctttcatcttctatcACATCCTTCACCTGGGCAAGGCGGTAAAACTCTGCTGGCAGACGGCTTTCATGCAGCTTCGCAACTTTCAGCCGTCGATCCTGCCTCTTATTCTGTTCTTTCGCGGCTCCCTATTCCAGCTCACGCATCAGGGACCAAGGGGACTCTATTGAGACCACTGATTAGTTTTCCGGTTCTGCGACATGATGAATGTGGACGCCTGGCTCAAGTAAGATGGAACAACGAAGATCGCGGAATTATTGGGCATGGCTGGTCTGCTACAGAAGTCCGCCAATGGTACCAGGCGGCGCAACGATTCGAATCATTGGTAAAAAGTGAGCAAAACGAGTATTGGGTACAGCTTAATCCTGGAACAATGTTGA TAATTGATAACTGGAGAGTCATGCATGGACGGTCAGAGTTTACGGGATCTCGCACAATGTGTGGTGCTTACATTGGCGCGGATGACTGGTATTCTCGGCGGGCAGTTCTGACGGAACGGCATGGAGATGTAGGGGGAATGGACGACGTATGGCGCTTCGGTTGGTAA
- a CDS encoding ER-associated protein catabolism-related protein, putative: MPAWPRFMSLRRQYLYKALDKNHQKHPIKHPHTRFLSRLFCALAVLFSYSIYQSFRTDLKQSGSWGCEMSWMSPSYRRLEWTEFISTRYALYLYREQGLDSEDTLSGHPVLFVPGNAGSYQQVRSIASSASKQYYEQVKARERNVVTGKKIDFFTADLKEEFSAFHARTVREQAVFIQHCIKGILQEYTHLPQEKRPTQVTLLAHSMGGVVARLAMDPITSISVDIIVTLSTPHILPPLALERDMDSIYSLIRWRRQHISTHPPLISICGGISDTQIVSDSCALPFFQAGNNSDIAVFTTGIPGVWTAVEHQAIIWCHQIRWRIARMLLDMSSRANTTAKLVTAKEWLLDYQEDETLKEPRSERQHDYSVSSRNMTFIGLHQPSKAFVAQQCNGLERCRTVPSVMSLLPFPNNPSDPFPLPGEGIKPSEVMLVAEISLSSTNTVVKINASQYGQTIAGSREHHLVKGNSWKVNSSLPSLTTHHLFHFENAFLSSLVTHSLDITLGHCKDFKPLIKHISQPALELQSATFESNYYFASGRPIHLHSHSTAGPFLPYQDRAGIYLEIFQSPLCPVQQVSLRKNYYNVLAKSVTRYRMVVLAWPVGWATVVLLFQLSDFINTGEILPWNSALERIARRRMPICIVLLLLGATIQSQLPDFPMLHTFFLGVNQLEMVPLVGILGVWTFGLLCVVSFVITACLWLLGCIIQQPHGHERLEDETKSKHDWLGVVMIGAAAVLVNQVIPHQLIFLLCVILLWLSAARSKALNDRYHLISTCAIFTTLLIPFKILHVAIWSRNIWTGSAALVSTDNNFYYAIPPVLLVKCASCGGTIQKRHVCLKACRIALIILIMSSFSVGARWTWILSPIANAVLILFVASII, encoded by the exons ATGCCAGCATGGCCCAGGTTTATGTCTTTGCGACGTCAATATCTCTACAAAGCACTCGACAAAAATCATCAAAAGCATCCCATCAAACATCCACATACACGGTTCCTATCGCGACTTTTTTGCGCATTGGCTGTCCTCTTTTCATATTCAATCTATCAATCATTCCGGACTGACCTCAAACAGTCAGGATCTTGGGGATGTGAAATGAGCTGGATGTCGCCTTCGTATCGCCGGCTGGAATGGACAGAATTCATTTCAACGAGATATGCCTTGTACCTTTATCGCGAGCAAGGCTTGGACTCGGAAGATACG CTTTCGGGACACCCTGTTCTCTTTGTACCTGGGAATGCTGGCTCATATCAGCAGGTCCGCTCGATCGCCTCCTCAGCATCCAAGCAGTACTATGAGCAAGTGAAGGCGAGGGAACGTAATGTGGtgactgggaagaagattgacTTCTTCACGG CTGAtctgaaggaagagttcTCTGCGTTTCATGCGCGGACTGTACGCGAACAAGCAGTTTTCATCCAACACTGCATCAAGGGGATACTCCAGGAGTATACGCATCTACCGCAAGAAAAGAGGCCTACGCAGGTTACTCTACTTGCGCACTCCATGGGGGGTGTTGTTGCTCGCTTAGCAATGGATCCAATTACTTCGATTTCAGTTGACATTATCGTGACCTTGTCGACGCCTCATATCTTACCACCACTTGCTCTCGAACGTGACATGGATTCCATATACTCATTGAtaaggtggaggagacaGCATATCAGTACCCATCCGCCATTAATATCCATATGTGGCGGCATTTCAGATACACAAATTGTATCGGATAGCTGTGCGCTGCCCTTTTTTCAGGCAGGCAATAACAGTGACATTGCCGTTTTCACCACTGGCATACCTGGTGTATGGACTGCTGTCGAACACCAGGCCATAATCTGGTGTCATCAAATCCGCTGGCGAATTGCTAGGATGTTGCTTGACATGTCAAGTAGGGCAAATACAACTGCAAAATTGGTTACTGCAAAAGAGTGGCTTCTCGATTATCAGGAAGATGAAACCTTGAAAGAACCACGTAGCGAGAGACAACATGATTATTCGGTGTCATCTCGCAATATGACCTTCATTGGACTTCATCAACCAAGCAAGGCCTTCGTTGCCCAACAATGCAATGGTCTCGAGCGTTGTAGAACGGTTCCTTCAGTAATgagtcttcttccattcccaAATAATCCTAGTGACCCATTTCCGCTACCGGGAGAGGGGATTAAACCAAGTGAAGTAATGCTAGTAGCTGAAATAAGCCTCTCATCGACCAACACAGTGGTCAAAATAAATGCATCGCAGTATGGGCAAACCATTGCAGGATCAAGAGAACACCATTTAGTCAAAGGGAATAGCTGGA AAGTTAATTCTTCATTGCCATCTTTGACCACTCatcacctcttccattttGAGAAtgcttttctctcctcactGGTTACTCATTCTCTTGATATCACTCTTGGCCACTGCAAAG ATTTTAAACCATTAATTAAGCACATATCTCAACCAGCTTTGGAGTTGCAAAGCGCTACATTCGAATCCAATTATTATTTTGCATCAGGCCGACCCATACATCTACATTCTCATTCTACTGCGGGACCCTTCTTACCTTACCAAGACAGAGCTGGCATTTATCTGGAGATATTTCAATCGCCCTTATGTCCTGTACAACAGGTGTCGCTCAGAAAAAATTACTACAACGTACTGGCCAAATCTGTGACTCGGTACCGTATGGTCGTTCTTGCATGGCCAGTAGGGTGGGCTACTGTGGTTCTTCTGTTTCAATTATCAGATTTTATCAACACAG gtgagataCTTCCCTGGAACTCGGCATTAGAAAGGATTGCAAGGCGCCGGATGCCAATTTGTATTGTTCTGCTCCTTCTGGGAGCGACTATACAATCACAGCTACCGGATTTTCCAATGTTACACACCTTTTTTCTGGGTGTTAATCAACTGGAAATGGTCCCTCTGGTGGGAATTCTGGGGGTGTGGACGTTTGGGTTGTTATGTGTTGTGTCTTTTGTAATCACCGCCTGCCTCTGGCTTCTTGGCTGCATTATACAACAGCCTCACGGTCATGAGCGATTGGAAGATGA GACTAAATCAAAGCATGATTGGCTGGGAGTTGTGATGATTGGGGCCGCTGCAGTGCTTGTCAATCAAGTGATTCCCCATCAACTGATATTCCTCTTATGTGTTATTCTTTTGTGGTTATCCGCTGCACGGTCAAAAGCCCTAAACGATCGATAT CATCTAATTTCTACTTGTGCAATATTCACAACTCTGTTGATCCCCTTCAAAATCCTTCACGTAGCAATCTGGAGCAGAAACATTTGGACTGGAAGTGCAGCTCTTGTCAGTACAGATAATAATTTCTACTATGCCATACCTCCAGTCCTTTTGGTTAAGTGTGCATCCTGTGGTGGGACAATACAGAAGAGACATGT TTGCTTAAAAGCATGTCGAATTGCTCTCATAATATTGATcatgtcttctttctctgtTGGTGCGCGGTGGACTTGGATTCTATCTCCTATAGCAAACGCGGTATTGATTTTGTTTGTTGCTTCCATAATTTAG
- a CDS encoding nucleolus protein, putative, which produces MGGTRKKTRKESIVSGSSTARTSSVSHKVTRSTITAFHVLLRKKANITKKLQHATTDSERSLGQKELDVINNNISELGGLDAYQRASQLGQSKDRGGDSSRILVNWLLGMGMKKDRPLKMLEIGALRPDNYASERWLKNTPIDLHSQHPSILEQDFFLRPLPISEEESFDLISCSLVLNFVDDPARRGKMLQLIHKHLRPSSESLLFLVLPLPCVNNSRYLTLPVLVEIMEAIGFILVKERWKTGGKVGYWLWRWNNKRDSGKEGGLLQRKVLQRSGAKMNNFAIVLP; this is translated from the exons ATGGGCGGTACTCGGAAAAAGACGAGAAAGGAATCTATAGTATCCGGTTCCTCGACTGCCCGGACTTCCTCGGTCTCACATAAGGTCACACGCTCGACTATCACTGCATTTCACGTTCTACTCAGAAAAAAGGCCAATATAACTAAAAAATTACAGCATGCCACTACCGATTCCGAGAGATCCCTCGGGCAGAAAGAGCTAGATGTAATCAACAACAATATATCAGAACTAGGAGGACTAGACGCGTATCAAAGAGCAAGTCAATTGGGACAATCTAAGGACAGAGGCGGCGATAGCTCGAGGATACTAGTCAACTGGTTACTGGGTATGGGCATGAAGAAGGACCGGCCATTAAA AATGTTAGAAATAGGGGCACTTCGGCCAGATAATTATGCTTCAGAGAGGTGGTTAAAAAATACTCCAATAGATTTACATTCGCAACATCCGTCAATACTTGAGCAGgacttcttcctccgtcCCCTTCCCATatcggaagaagagtcaTTTGACCTCATTAGTTGCAGTTTAGTCCTGAATTTTGTTGATGACCCAGCCAGAAGAG GCAAAATGCTCCAGTTAATACATAAACACCTGAGGCCTAGCAGCGAATCGTTGTTGTTTCTCgttcttcctttgccttgcGTCAATAATTCACGTTATTTGACGTTGCCTGTATTAGTCGAAATCATGGAAGCAATAGGATTCATTCTTGTCAAAGAGCGGTGGAAGACGGGAGGCAAAGTAGGCTATTGGCTTTGGCGTTGGAACAATAAAAGGGACTCTGGCAAAGAGGGAGGGTTATTACAACGAAAGGTACTGCAGCGAAGCGGTGCGAAGATGAACAATTTCGCAATCGTATTGCCATAA
- a CDS encoding expressed protein has product MPHHHSLPTSSADFGDFNSAPASSIQTSSLSQDDLLGSYDETIRHSPSVKSHPSPDPRASNLDLLFLDHNAEEHRRPEPTYSPRSRPTGVLPESVPHARSPRRLSTFSSSTSPTSPPSITDAGCDIIFHPFYDHMDVNATRAMQKMQGHGERGASKRSDKMQLRGQASHSRIAPSSSPPHSRLLDTLATTTKLASKWRSVITHPTSPNTADQTHNGQPKPQIRHAETSPMDITHDTPFASAEQIAGSYIPPTGAPGFTQASVLGMKHHGDGPFEPLTLIGRKDSTSNVLTPEDAIGLKACLPPRQRLTNQWTLLFSLDQHGASLSTLYRLIDIYSVSHQSSGNILVIRDGHGNRFGTYMNEPIVKREGTYYGSGESFLFKLTHSCQTIPYRWTGKNKYFALCEAGFMSFGGGAGAYGLILDSTFTHNSSATCPAYNNDILCELEPLKSQHAQSFQCLGLEVWSTL; this is encoded by the exons ATGCCCCACCACCACAGTCTGCCTACTTCTTCAGCAGACTTCGGCGACTTCAATTCCGCTcccgcttcctccatccAAACATCTTCTTTATCTCAAGACGATCTTCTGGGTTCTTATGACGAAACTATAAGACACTCTCCTTCAGTGAAGTCCCACCCTTCCCCTGACCCGAGAGCGTCCAATTTGGACCTCTTGTTTCTTGACCACAATGCGGAAGAGCATAGACGACCAG AGCCCACATATTCGCCACGATCTCGCCCTACGGGGGTACTTCCAGAATCCGTACCACATGCTCGCTCTCCCCGTCGCCTCTCcacattttcttcttccactaGTCCGACTTCACCGCCTTCTATCACAGATGCCGGATGCGACATCATATTTCACCCATTCTATGATCACATGGATGTCAACGCCACACGAGCTATGCAAAAAATGCAAGGTCATGGCGAACGCGGGGCTTCCAAACGTAGCGACAAGATGCAACTAAGGGGACAAGCTAGCCATTCACGCATCGCACCTTCTTCGAGTCCGCCGCATTCTAGACTCCTCGACACACTGGCAACGACGACAAAGCTGGCTTCAAAATGGCGCTCGGTTATTACCCATCCCACCTCTCCTAACACCGCAGATCAGACACACAATGGCCAGCCAAAGCCACAAATACGTCATGCAGAAACTTCTCCAATGGATATAACTCATGACACCCCGTTTGCCTCTGCGGAGCAAATTGCTGGGAGCTACATACCACCTACAGGGGCACCTGGGTTTACACAGGCTTCTGTACTCGGAATGAAGCATCATGGTGATGGGCCATTTGAACCTTTAACCTTGATTGGTCGTAAGGATAGCACAAGTAATGTTTTAACTCCTGAAGACGCAATTGGTTTAAAAGCCTGTCTTCCACCTCGTCAGCGACTTACAAACCAGTGGACATTGCTGT TCTCTTTGGATCAGCATGGTGCATCCTTATCTACTTTGTACCGGTTGATCGACATATACTCAGTTAGTCATCAATCATCTGGTAACATACTAGTGATTCGTGATGGTCATGGGAATCGCTTTGGAACATATATGAATGAGCCCATAGTGAAGCGAGAGGGAACCTATTATGGAAGTGGTGAATC TTTTCTTTTTAAGCTGACCCATAGCTGCCAAACAATACCTTATCGATGGACTGGCAAGAACAAATATTTTGCATTATGTGAAGCTGGCTTCATGTCTTTTGGAGGCGG TGCTGGAGCCTATGGTCTTATCCTTGATTCTACATTCACCCACAATTCATCTGCCACCTGTCCTGCTTACAACAATGATATCCTCTGTGAGCTTGAACCTTTGAAGTCCCAACATGCCCAGTCATTCCAATGTCTGGGCTTGGAGGTCTGGAGTACATTATGA